The window GGACCAGCGCGACCATCGTCGCTCGTGCCTTCATGCGCATGACCGAAAACCTCATACCCAAAGCGTCGGCGGGCAGTTGGTGGTGATCGTGGCACACGGCACGACGTGGCGCCCACCCGCTCGAATGGGTGTGCGCCACGTGTGCACGCGTACGGATCCCGTACGAATCAGCCGCCGACGCCGAGCCCGCTGGTCGGCAGACCGCCGAGCAGGCCGGTCACGGGACCGAGGGCGGCGGCCGGGTCGCTCGACTGCTGGCCCTCGGCGCCCACCTGCTGCTGGCTGGTGGCCCCCTGGAGGAGACCGGTGGCGGAGCCCAGCGCGTCGGAGAGGCCGACGGCCGGAACGGCAGCGGAGGCGGTACCGGCGGCGACGGCGGCGAAGGCGGCACCGAGAGCGGCGACACCGAGGGTCTTGGCAGCTGACTGCTTCATGAAAACGAATCCTTGCGACGGGGAATTGAGCGGCTCCGCAAACTAGTCACTTCAAACCCCCGCCCGCAAACATCATTAAATACGAGAAAGCGCCCGGGAATTGCCTCTCCCGGGCGCTTTCAGTACGTCATGCCATGGCCTACACCGAGACGGAACCACTGGTGGAGGCGGTCTGCTGGAACAGCCACTCGGACTTCAGCTCCGCATAACCCGGCTTGATCACCTCGTTGATCATGGCCAGTCGTTCATCGAAAGGAATGAACGCGGACTTCATCGCATTGACGGTGAACCACTGCATGTCGTCGAGCGTGTAGCCGAAGGTGTCCACCAGGTGCTCGAACTCGCGGCTCATGCTGGTGCCGCTCATCAGGCGGTTGTCGGTGTTGACCGTGAGCCTGAAGTGCAGCTTGCGCAGCAGACCGATCGGGTGCTCGGCGTACGAGGCGGCCGCGGCCGTCTGCAGGTTCGACGTCGGGCACATCTCCAGGGGGATGCGCTTGTCCCGGACGTACGAGGCCAGGCGGCCCAGCTTGACCGAGCCGTCCTCGGCGACCTCGATGTCATCGATGATCTTCACGCCGTGGCCGAGGCGGTCGGCGCCGCACCACTGCAGGGCCTGCCAGATCGACGGCAGGCCGAAGGCCTCGCCGGCGTGGATGGTGAAGTGGTTGTTCTCGCGCTTGAGGTACTCGAAGGCGTCGAGGTGGCGGGTGGGAGGGAACCCGGCCTCGGCGCCGGCGATGTCGAAGCCGACCACGCCGTTGTCGCGGTAGCGGTTGGCCAGCTCCGCGATCTCCAGCGCACGGGCCGCGTGGCGCATCGCGGTCAGCAGGGCGCCGACGCGGATGCGGTGGCCGTTGGCCTTCGCGCGGCGCTCGCCCTCGCGGAAGCCGTCGTTCACGGCCTCGACGACCTCTTCGAGGGTCAGGCCGGCTTCCAGGTGCTGTTCCGGGGCGTAACGGATCTCGGCGTACACGACGCCGTCCTCGGCCAGGTCCTCGGCGCACTCGGCGGCGACCCGGAAGAGGGCCGCCTTCGTCTGCATGACCGCGCAGGTGTGGGCGAAGGTCTCCAGGTAACGCGGAAGGGAGCCGGAGTCGGCGGCTTCGCGGAACCAGATGCCGAGCTTGTCGGCGTCGGTCTCGGGGAGGCTCTCGTAGCCGGCCTCGCGGGCCAGCTCGATGATGGTCCCGGGGCGCAGTCCACCGTCGAGGTGATCGTGCAGCAGCACCTTCGGGGAGCGTCGGATCTGATCCGGGGTCGGCAGGTTGGGGGTCTCGCTCGTCATCTGCGCACTCTAACTCCTACGCGCGTAGAGCAGGGTGTCGACGGCGAGCGTTGATATGTAACAGAGACCGCGCGGACGGATGGCGTACACCTGAAGGTCTGAGACTGTTCCGCCATGGCACAGCATGCGCCGCCGGCGCGCGGGGCCCGTCTGGGGCGGGCGGCCGGCGCGAGAACCGGCTCGGGTTCGACGGAAAGCCCGGTCAACGGGGTGGTGCTCCTGCTTCCCGGGGCGTCCAGATTCTCCCCCGGTCCACTGCGCCCGCTCGCGCGGGCGCTGGCCCGGGCGGGCGGGGCGGAGGGGCTGGTCGCGCACACCGTGATCCACGGCGGCGGGTCCTCCCGCGAGGAACAGGCGCGGTGGGCGGCGGACGAGGTGGTGCGGCGGTACGGGGACGTGCCGGTGTGCCTGGCCGGCTACGGCGAGGGAGGCCTGGCCGCGCTGCGCGCCGCGGGGCACGGGGCCGTCAACTCCGTTC of the Streptomyces sp. NBC_01294 genome contains:
- a CDS encoding adenosine deaminase — its product is MTSETPNLPTPDQIRRSPKVLLHDHLDGGLRPGTIIELAREAGYESLPETDADKLGIWFREAADSGSLPRYLETFAHTCAVMQTKAALFRVAAECAEDLAEDGVVYAEIRYAPEQHLEAGLTLEEVVEAVNDGFREGERRAKANGHRIRVGALLTAMRHAARALEIAELANRYRDNGVVGFDIAGAEAGFPPTRHLDAFEYLKRENNHFTIHAGEAFGLPSIWQALQWCGADRLGHGVKIIDDIEVAEDGSVKLGRLASYVRDKRIPLEMCPTSNLQTAAAASYAEHPIGLLRKLHFRLTVNTDNRLMSGTSMSREFEHLVDTFGYTLDDMQWFTVNAMKSAFIPFDERLAMINEVIKPGYAELKSEWLFQQTASTSGSVSV